The following DNA comes from Dehalococcoidia bacterium.
TCATGTAGCCGATAAACTGGTCTGACGCATTGACCGGCACCTTCTGTGCGCCCGTCATCCCGATTGTCGGGTCGAAGAAGGGCTTGATCAGGTGCTCGATCGTGTCGTGGCGGACAAGCGTATCGCCGCTCTGCACGACGACGATGTCCTCCTTCGCCTGGGAGAGAAAGAGGTTAATCGCCGCCGTCTTGCCTTCTCGCCGCGGCTGGACGAGCAAGCGGACACGCGGATCCTTCGCCGCATAGGACTCGACGATCTCATGCGTACGATCGGTGCAGCCGCTGGCGACCACGATGATCTCGCTGATCTCGACTGTCGCCAGTTCCTGCGCGAGAAGCGCCTCAAGGAGACGCCCGATGTTCGCCTCCTCGTTGTAGGCCGTCACTCCGATCGAGACCCGAAGCCGTTCGCTCGTCATCGCTCGCGTCCATCCTGCCGCTAGCAGACGGCCTCAGGAGCTGGCTCCTTGCGCGGCGAGTGGTACGGCATCGCCATCTTGATCGCCATGCTCGCCAGCCGCGGCAGTTGCTGCCATGTTGAGCGGCGCGCTAGCGTCTTTAGGATGCGCCGCGGCCGAAGATAGAAGCGCCGGTGCGCCTCGTGCCATTTCCGCTCCATCACTTCTGCCGGCAGATCGAGCTCGTAGCGGGCTTTGCCTTCCAAGAAGATGTAATCGTCCCAGTCGTCCATCAGCAGCCGCCCCTTCTCCAGCACCTCGTTGTACAGGATCGTGCCAGGGAAGGGAGTGGTCATCGAGAAATTGGCGACATCCGGGTCCAGTTCGATCGCAAAGCGGATCGTCTCTTCAATCGTCTCTTCCGTATCCCCCGGAAGCCCGATCATGAAGAACCCGATCGTTTCTAGGCCAACGGCTTTGGCGTTCGCAAATGCCTCTCGCACCTGCTTCATCGTGTGCTTCTTATTGATGCGCTGGAGAATGAACTCGTTGCCCGTCTCCGGCGCAAAGGCGACGCGCTTGCAGCCAGCGGCTTTCATCTTGGCGAGCAGTTCGCGATCGGCCAAGTTCGAGCGAATGCCGTTGATGAGCAGCCACGGAACGGTGTTGAGCCCTTCCTCAATCAGCGCGTCGCAGATTGCCGCCACGCGCTTGCGGTCGATATTGAACGAGTCATCGACGATGCCGATCTCGGTCGCGCCGAGGTCGTAGATCAGGTGGCGAAACTCCGCGATGACGCTCTCTACCGAGCGAGCGCGCCACTTTTCGGGGAAGGTCGACTGCGAACAGTAGGTGCAGCGATAGGGACAGCCGCGGGAGGTGCACACCGCAAACGACCGCGCCTTCCCGCCGTCCATTGTCGGCTGGAGCGAGGTATACCCTTCCTTCCGAAAGAGGTGGTACGCCGGGAACGGGAGCGAGTCGAGGTCGCGGATCGGCGGCCGCTCCGGATTGTGGATAAAATCGCCGCTCGGCCCGCGGAAGGAGACGCCCTTCACGCCGACGAGGTTCTCAGCGAGCGCCGCCGTGTCATGCCGCGGCGTCCGCGCGACCACCTTCAGGAACTCTTCCCACGTCGCTTCGCCTTCGCCCCGCGCTACCGCGTCGATCGGCGAGCGCCGGAGCGTCTCCTCAGGGAGCACTGTCGGATGCGGGCCGCCAATCATGATCGGGCAGGGATGCAGCCGCTTCAGCTTTTCGGCAACTGCCCATGCTGCCTTCACTTGGGGCGTGTTTGCCGTCAGGCCAACGACATCCGGCGGAAATTCCTCCACCAAGCGTTCGAGGGGCGTGTCTTCGACCTGCATATCGAACACCCGCACCCGGTGCCCAAGCTGCTCCGAGATCGCGGCGATATACGCGATCCCAAGCGGCGGCGACGTCCGAACCGCAATCGGCATGTTGATGTTCGGGTTAATCAGCAGCACATTCATCGTCGATATACCTCATCCAGCCCTGCGGCCGATGCCGCGACGACGAATTCGCATCGCTGCGAAAGACGTCGGGATAGGCAGTCAAGCAGGCGCTCAACCAGCCGCTGGTACTATAGCACAGCTTTTCTCCTTCGGGGCTCGCTTGTTCCGTTCGCACCCCCTGTTGCGCCCGCCTTCGCGCACGTGGTAGGCTCGCCTCGAAGGGAATGGCTGACGACCACTATTCCATCGCGATTGAGATTGACGCGCCGTTCCGTGAGCGGGTCGACGCGCGTGCTCTTCTCGGAGCGGCAAAAGCGACCCTCGCCGCCGAGTCGGTACGACCGCCGGTCGAGGTCAGCCTGCGCATCACCGACGACGCGACTGTCCAAGCGCTGAACCGCACCTATCGCGGGATCGATGCGCCGACAGACGTCCTCTCTTTCCGTTACAGCGACCACGACTTTGTCGTCCCGCCCGAGGGGCTGTGCCATCTCGGAGATATTGTTATCGCCTATCCGTACACCGAGCGGTCCGCTGCCCGGCACGGCCACTCCCCAGCCGAGGAACTGCTTCTCCTCACCGTTCACGGTATGCTTCATCTTCTGGGATATGACGACGACGAAGAAGAGGCCTGGGCGAAGATGAAAGCGCGTCAGGACGCTATCGTCGAGTCCTTGCGCTCGTGAAGCGCGCGGGCAGCCTTGCCGAAAGCTTCCGCTACGCCTTCGCCGGGCTTCGCTACGCTTTCGGGTCGCAGCGGAACATCCGCATTCAAAGCCTCATCGGCCTCGGCGCGATCGCTTTCGGGCTCTGGTTGGGATTGTCGCTCGTGGAATGGGCAATCCTCTTCCTCGTCATCGCCTTCGTGCTCGTGACCGAGATGATCAACACCGTCTTTGAGACCATCGTCGACATGATCACGACTGACTACAATCCTCTCGCCAAGACGGCGAAAGATGTCGGTGCGGCGGCAGTTATCGCTGCGGCGATCACGGCAGTAGCGATTGGAGTGCTGCTCTTTCTCCCGAAGCTGCTCGCGCTCCTCCGCTGAAAACGCAACCATGCCGGAGAACCACCTCCCCTTCGACATTCACGACGTGATGCGCCGAGTGCAAGAGGCGGTCTCGGCGTTGCCGAAGGCGGTGCTTTTCGAACTCGCCGACGAGGGGTATCGCAGCCTTTTCGAGCAAGTGGTCGCCTGCATCATCTCGACCCGGACCAAAGAAGAGGTAACCGGCTTTGTCGTGCGGCGGCTTTTCAGGGCGGCGCCGACCCCTGCCGCAATGAGTGCCCTCCCGCTCGCGACGCTTACCGCTCTCCTCGAGCCGGCAGCGTTTCCAGCGCAAAAGGCAGCGCAGATCCAAGCGATTGCTCGTCTGACCGTCGAGCAGTTCGGCGGAGCGCTTCCCTGCGACAAGGCGATTATCAGCTCTCTGCACGGGGTCGGTCCCAAGTGCGCCAATCTTGCCCTAAGCATCGCCTGCGGTATCCCTGGGATCGCGGTGGATATCCACGTCCATCGGATCACCAATCGGTGGGGCTACGTCGCCGCGAAAACACCGGAAGGGACGCTGAAACAGTTAGAGGCGGTGCTGCCGTCCGAGTATTGGACCGACATCAACCGCCTCCTTGTTCCGTTTGGGAAATATCTCTGCACCGGCACCCGACCGCGCTGCACAACCTGCCCAGTGCGCGCATTCTGCCGCCAAATCGGCGTCTCAGCACATCGGTAGCCGACCTTCATCTCCCGCCGGCCTGCTGAAGTGCCCAGCGCAGTGCACCGAGGGTCGGCTCGACCAAGACGTGCCCCCCACCACGGCGGGATGGCTGAGGACGCCGCCGGTCAGCCGGCGGAGGCGCACCGCAGCAGCCGGATCGTGCTCGATATCGCGATGTCGTCGATCGTCAGCCGACACTCCCCTCGCTGCCGCCCATCTCGCCCCATCACGCCACAGTTCGTAATGCCGTGCAAAATCGAGCGCGCCTCCTCTTCTGGACCTGCCGCAAGACGCGGCTCGAGCGCAGGGAAG
Coding sequences within:
- a CDS encoding B12-binding domain-containing radical SAM protein, with protein sequence MNVLLINPNINMPIAVRTSPPLGIAYIAAISEQLGHRVRVFDMQVEDTPLERLVEEFPPDVVGLTANTPQVKAAWAVAEKLKRLHPCPIMIGGPHPTVLPEETLRRSPIDAVARGEGEATWEEFLKVVARTPRHDTAALAENLVGVKGVSFRGPSGDFIHNPERPPIRDLDSLPFPAYHLFRKEGYTSLQPTMDGGKARSFAVCTSRGCPYRCTYCSQSTFPEKWRARSVESVIAEFRHLIYDLGATEIGIVDDSFNIDRKRVAAICDALIEEGLNTVPWLLINGIRSNLADRELLAKMKAAGCKRVAFAPETGNEFILQRINKKHTMKQVREAFANAKAVGLETIGFFMIGLPGDTEETIEETIRFAIELDPDVANFSMTTPFPGTILYNEVLEKGRLLMDDWDDYIFLEGKARYELDLPAEVMERKWHEAHRRFYLRPRRILKTLARRSTWQQLPRLASMAIKMAMPYHSPRKEPAPEAVC
- the ybeY gene encoding rRNA maturation RNase YbeY, giving the protein MADDHYSIAIEIDAPFRERVDARALLGAAKATLAAESVRPPVEVSLRITDDATVQALNRTYRGIDAPTDVLSFRYSDHDFVVPPEGLCHLGDIVIAYPYTERSAARHGHSPAEELLLLTVHGMLHLLGYDDDEEEAWAKMKARQDAIVESLRS
- a CDS encoding diacylglycerol kinase family protein yields the protein MKRAGSLAESFRYAFAGLRYAFGSQRNIRIQSLIGLGAIAFGLWLGLSLVEWAILFLVIAFVLVTEMINTVFETIVDMITTDYNPLAKTAKDVGAAAVIAAAITAVAIGVLLFLPKLLALLR
- a CDS encoding endonuclease III; its protein translation is MPENHLPFDIHDVMRRVQEAVSALPKAVLFELADEGYRSLFEQVVACIISTRTKEEVTGFVVRRLFRAAPTPAAMSALPLATLTALLEPAAFPAQKAAQIQAIARLTVEQFGGALPCDKAIISSLHGVGPKCANLALSIACGIPGIAVDIHVHRITNRWGYVAAKTPEGTLKQLEAVLPSEYWTDINRLLVPFGKYLCTGTRPRCTTCPVRAFCRQIGVSAHR